A window of the Lolium perenne isolate Kyuss_39 chromosome 7, Kyuss_2.0, whole genome shotgun sequence genome harbors these coding sequences:
- the LOC127301687 gene encoding protein FEZ-like produces MEGGNDVNMEKSDEILLPGFRFHPTDEELVSFYLKKKIQQKPISIELIRQLDIYKFDPWDLPKLASTGETEWYFYCPRDRKYRNSARPNRVTAAGFWKATGTDRPIYSSEGTRCIGLKKSLVFYKGRAARGMKTDWMMHEFRLPSLADPSLPKRPIDKNIPLNDSWTICRIFKKTSSMAQRALSHAWGPPLATEQDRFSGMQSVQASHFASESSHSLQAAAAPASQFITSKYGFQGQQQFQKASNTQDGSSCKVISFNCNPAQEVQKGPIILPFQAQPSHKPAHAAPQLFDAQFGQPEHIAEFVIDSSADVNFGMSCRNQESSTVKPGNTFNMTNEWEAPGRLNFPFDLGVDSPDDWKCNIPWESFLSPTVPAEMPQY; encoded by the exons ATGGAGGGAGGAAATGATGTCAATATGGAGAAATCAGATGAGATCCTCCTTCCAGGGTTCCGGTTTCATCCTACCGATGAAGAGCTGGTCAGTTTTTACCTCAAGAAGAAGATCCAGCAAAAGCCTATCTCCATTGAGCTCATCAGGCAATTGGACATCTACAAGTTTGATCCATGGGATCTGCCAA AGCTTGCGAGCACCGGCGAGACGGAGTGGTACTTCTACTGCCCAAGGGACCGGAAGTATCGCAACAGCGCGAGGCCAAACCGAGTGACAGCAGCTGGGTTCTGGAAAGCCACAGGAACCGATAGGCCGATCTACTCCTCCGAGGGCACCAGGTGCATAGGCCTGAAGAAGTCCCTTGTCTTCTACAAAGGCAGAGCGGCAAGAGGGATGAAAACCGACTGGATGATGCACGAGTTCAGGCTTCCTTCGCTCGCCGATCCATCGCTTCCCAAGAGACCGATCGACAAGAACATCCCGCTCAAC GACTCTTGGACCATATGCAGGATCTTCAAGAAGACCAGTTCCATGGCGCAACGGGCGCTCTCTCATGCTTGGGGGCCTCCATTGGCAACTGAGCAAGACCGCTTCTCTGGGATGCAATCGGTGCAAGCTTCACATTTTGCATCCGAGAGCTCCCATTCATTGCAAGCTGCAGCGGCACCAGCAAGTCAGTTCATCACCAGCAAATATGGCTTCCAGGGACAGCAACAGTTTCAGAAAGCCAGCAACACACAGGATGGTTCTTCATGCAAGGTCATAAGCTTCAACTGCAATCCAGCTCAGGAAGTCCAGAAAGGTCCCATCATCTTGCCATTCCAGGCACAGCCATCACACAAGCCCGCGCACGCTGCACCACAGCTCTTCGACGCGCAGTTTGGGCAGCCTGAGCATATCGCTGAGTTTGTGATTGATTCTTCTGCGGATGTGAACTTCGGAATGAGCTGCAGAAACCAAGAGTCATCCACAGTAAAGCCTGGCAATaccttcaacatgaccaatgagtGGGAGGCTCCAGGAAGGCTCAACTTCCCATTCGATTTAGGAGTAGACTCTCCAGATGACTGGAAGTGCAACATACCTTGGGAATCCTTCCTTAGCCCAACTGTGCCTGCCGAGATGCCACAATACTAG